A genomic stretch from Photobacterium atrarenae includes:
- a CDS encoding Hsp20/alpha crystallin family protein: MDLTKLNPWNWFKHEDHADQSSAHIPVTREKAQQQPTRQGTDALLRLHQEMDQLFDDVFNAFGMPAIRPTFNRPQWHSQSALDLNDSIRSQDSFRPQIDVSGDEQQYEITLDVPGLSAEALSIELKGDVLTVQGDKEEHKENQARQFYRIERRYGAFQRTLSLPDDADKEAITAKLQDGVLTLTIPRKPVAPKDVKRISISS, from the coding sequence ATGGACCTTACAAAACTCAACCCCTGGAACTGGTTTAAACATGAAGATCATGCCGATCAATCATCCGCCCATATCCCCGTAACGCGTGAGAAAGCACAGCAGCAACCCACCCGGCAGGGGACTGATGCCTTGTTGCGCCTACACCAGGAAATGGATCAGCTGTTCGACGATGTCTTCAATGCTTTTGGTATGCCTGCCATTCGCCCAACCTTCAACCGCCCGCAGTGGCACAGCCAGTCCGCCTTGGATCTCAACGACAGCATACGTTCGCAGGACAGCTTCAGGCCACAAATCGACGTCTCCGGCGATGAACAGCAGTATGAAATCACATTAGATGTTCCTGGCCTGTCTGCCGAAGCCTTGTCCATTGAGCTCAAAGGGGATGTCCTCACCGTTCAGGGTGACAAAGAGGAGCATAAAGAGAATCAAGCGCGCCAGTTCTACCGGATCGAAAGACGCTACGGCGCATTCCAGCGCACGCTGTCACTTCCTGATGATGCAGATAAAGAGGCGATCACGGCGAAATTACAAGATGGTGTACTGACCCTGACGATCCCGAGAAAGCCCGTCGCACCAAAAGATGTCAAACGGATCTCTATTTCTTCTTGA